A single genomic interval of Dehalococcoidia bacterium harbors:
- the pdxA gene encoding 4-hydroxythreonine-4-phosphate dehydrogenase PdxA has product MSKRPVIAVTMGDPAGIGPEVVVKALAEPDARAVCAPLVVGSVRILEGMARKLGAPVRFRRVKGLVSLPADTVGVVEPDGVDPGNFAVGQVSAACGRAAIACILRAVELVQHGEARAMATAPIHKEAMRLAGYEELGHQELLARVTGARDLATMLVSGKLRAVHLTTHRSLRNACDAVTRGNILAKLGLTDRCLRAWGVPRPRIAVAALNPHGGEGGLVGREEVDEIAPAVQDARARGIEARGPFPADSVFLRAIAGEFDAVLAMYHDQGHIPVKVHGFERSISVTLGLPFIRTSVDHGTAFDIAGKGVAQHVSMVEAIRAAAALATGRDLGKTGASASGIRPGHLAGES; this is encoded by the coding sequence CGTCAAGGCGCTCGCTGAGCCGGACGCGCGTGCGGTCTGCGCTCCCCTGGTGGTCGGTTCCGTTCGCATTCTGGAAGGGATGGCGCGGAAGCTCGGCGCGCCGGTGCGCTTCCGCAGGGTTAAAGGGCTTGTTTCGCTGCCCGCCGACACGGTGGGAGTCGTGGAGCCGGACGGCGTGGACCCGGGGAACTTCGCGGTCGGGCAGGTCTCCGCCGCGTGCGGTCGGGCGGCCATAGCGTGCATCCTGCGCGCCGTGGAGTTGGTACAGCATGGCGAGGCGCGGGCTATGGCCACCGCGCCCATTCACAAAGAGGCGATGCGCCTGGCCGGCTACGAGGAGCTTGGGCACCAGGAGCTGCTGGCCCGGGTCACCGGCGCGCGCGATCTGGCCACCATGCTGGTCAGCGGAAAGCTGCGCGCCGTGCACCTGACCACGCACCGGTCGCTGCGCAACGCCTGCGACGCCGTGACGCGGGGGAACATCCTCGCCAAGCTGGGGTTGACCGACCGCTGCCTGCGCGCGTGGGGCGTGCCACGGCCGCGCATCGCGGTAGCGGCGCTGAACCCCCACGGCGGCGAGGGTGGCCTGGTCGGACGCGAGGAGGTGGACGAGATCGCGCCCGCCGTCCAGGACGCGCGGGCCAGGGGCATTGAAGCGCGAGGCCCGTTTCCGGCGGACTCGGTGTTTCTGCGGGCCATCGCCGGCGAGTTCGATGCGGTGCTCGCCATGTACCACGACCAGGGCCACATACCCGTGAAAGTGCACGGCTTTGAGCGCAGCATCAGCGTCACGCTGGGGCTTCCCTTCATCCGCACGTCCGTGGACCACGGCACCGCGTTCGACATCGCGGGAAAGGGCGTGGCCCAGCATGTGAGTATGGTGGAGGCCATCAGGGCCGCAGCGGCGCTGGCCACGGGCCGTGATCTGGGGAAGACGGGAGCAAGCGCGTCCGGGATTCGGCCCGGCCATCTCGCAGGAGAGTCGTAG
- a CDS encoding NifU family protein, with protein sequence MRERIEKALDKVRPYLEQDGGNVDVMNVSDDGVVELQLQGACSGCPSSVMTLAAGIERVIREEVPEVTEIVTV encoded by the coding sequence CTGCGTGAGCGGATAGAGAAGGCGCTCGACAAGGTCCGGCCGTACCTGGAGCAGGACGGCGGCAATGTGGACGTGATGAACGTCTCCGACGACGGTGTCGTGGAGCTACAGCTTCAGGGCGCGTGCAGCGGGTGCCCTAGCTCCGTCATGACGCTGGCGGCGGGTATCGAGCGGGTGATTCGGGAAGAGGTGCCCGAGGTCACGGAGATTGTCACCGTCTAG
- a CDS encoding NifU N-terminal domain-containing protein, with protein sequence MSVQISVDITPNPQALKFTPDLGRPLIEGRSQSYNSSRDAETSPLAKSLFAVPGVVSVFVTRSFITVRKTEDADWDVITPQVEAVLQACFT encoded by the coding sequence ATGTCCGTCCAGATATCCGTTGATATAACGCCCAATCCCCAGGCACTCAAGTTCACTCCTGACCTGGGCAGGCCGCTCATCGAGGGCCGCAGCCAGTCATACAACTCGTCCAGGGACGCGGAGACGTCCCCGCTGGCGAAGAGCCTGTTTGCCGTGCCTGGAGTCGTGAGCGTGTTCGTCACCCGCTCATTCATCACGGTGCGAAAAACCGAGGACGCTGATTGGGACGTTATTACGCCCCAGGTGGAGGCGGTATTACAGGCCTGCTTTACCTGA
- a CDS encoding aspartate kinase: protein MGLVVQKYGGTSVANVDLIKNVARRIIRTKEKGNQVVAVVSAMGDTTDELVQLTRQITPRPDPREMDLLLSTGEIISCTLLSMALKAAGHEAVSLSGAQAGIQTDAAHTDARIVAMNPGRIWRELQEGRIVVVAGFQGVTESMDVTTLGRGGSDTTAVALAAALCADLCERYTDVDGVYTADPRICPDARKLKDISFEEMMELAVQGAKIMHPRAVEMGALHHIPIIVASSFNDAPGTLIHDEVTMELRSKLRGISHDTDVAKITVVGVPDKPGIAAGIFEPLAQKRVSVDTIVQNTGVHKLTDLTFTVARKDLEKAMEVIKPVVKSIGARECVADSTLGKVSIVGTGMQTAPGYAAKMFRTLSDKGINIELITTSEIRITCIISEKQVAEAVQALHQAFHLERVA, encoded by the coding sequence GCACCTCGGTAGCCAACGTGGACCTGATCAAGAACGTTGCTCGTCGCATCATTCGCACGAAAGAAAAGGGTAACCAGGTGGTCGCTGTGGTCTCCGCCATGGGCGACACCACCGACGAACTCGTCCAGCTCACCCGGCAGATAACCCCTAGGCCGGACCCGCGTGAGATGGACCTGCTCCTCTCCACCGGTGAAATCATCTCCTGCACCCTGCTGTCCATGGCGCTCAAGGCCGCCGGCCACGAGGCCGTCAGCCTCTCCGGCGCGCAGGCCGGCATACAGACCGACGCCGCGCACACGGACGCCCGCATCGTCGCCATGAACCCGGGACGCATCTGGCGCGAGCTTCAGGAGGGACGCATCGTCGTCGTGGCCGGCTTCCAGGGCGTGACCGAAAGCATGGACGTCACCACCCTGGGCCGCGGCGGATCGGACACCACGGCCGTCGCTCTGGCCGCCGCCCTCTGCGCCGACCTCTGCGAGCGGTACACCGACGTGGACGGCGTCTATACCGCGGACCCGCGCATCTGCCCGGACGCGCGCAAGCTCAAGGACATCAGCTTTGAAGAGATGATGGAGCTGGCCGTCCAGGGCGCCAAGATCATGCACCCGCGCGCCGTGGAGATGGGCGCTTTGCACCACATCCCCATCATCGTAGCGTCCAGCTTCAACGATGCGCCGGGAACACTAATCCATGACGAGGTCACTATGGAACTGCGAAGCAAACTCCGGGGCATCTCTCACGACACCGACGTGGCCAAAATCACCGTCGTCGGCGTGCCGGACAAGCCAGGCATCGCTGCGGGCATCTTCGAGCCTCTGGCCCAGAAGCGCGTGAGCGTGGACACCATCGTCCAGAACACCGGCGTGCACAAGCTGACCGACCTCACCTTCACGGTCGCCCGCAAGGACCTGGAGAAGGCCATGGAGGTGATCAAGCCGGTGGTCAAGTCCATCGGCGCCAGGGAATGCGTGGCGGACTCCACGCTCGGCAAGGTGAGCATCGTCGGGACGGGCATGCAGACCGCGCCCGGCTACGCGGCCAAGATGTTCCGCACACTATCAGACAAGGGCATCAATATTGAGCTCATCACCACCTCCGAAATTCGCATCACCTGCATCATCAGCGAGAAGCAGGTAGCGGAGGCGGTCCAGGCGCTCCACCAGGCGTTCCACCTCGAGCGAGTGGCTTAG